From the genome of Branchiostoma lanceolatum isolate klBraLanc5 chromosome 11, klBraLanc5.hap2, whole genome shotgun sequence:
AAGTTCTCATTCAGACCCTGGAATTATGAAGAAAATAAGAAGAATTCAATAAATCAGTCAATCGATTCATCAGgcaatccatcaatcaatccatgGGCATCAATGCTGATGAATCATGGCCATAGACATCTCTCTTCAGGGTGTTCTATTTtcaacacaggacctccagttGGCTCTAGTGACCCTAGCACCTTCTTCTGAGTGCTTCCAGGTTGGGTTTGCAAGAGTTGACTTACTGTCATTTTGTGGTCTCCGTTAAAAGTCAGTGTCTTGCTTTGTTTGTCTGCTTCTACTAGTTCTAGTATGTATCTTGCAATTGACAGAAATGATGACACCATGCTATAAGAGAAGGCATGCTTTTTAAAGTGAAACCTACCTGTATATGCTTCATTTTCATAAATATAACTACAACTTAATAAGCCAGGCTTAGAACGTGATTGCCTTGCAATTTCTTGGGTGCAGAGTAATTCTGGAAATCTAAACAGACCAAAGTTAAATAGATACATAAAACTATAATATTGCTTTacatatgaaacaaaaaaacaaacaaacagctctGCTGACCTGTATGGTGGCATTGGGGAAGGGAACCTCCAGTCCAGGGATTCCCGACTCCGACTCATAGTCGTACAGGAACAGCGGCGGGCGGGTCGAGTTTCTCTGGATCTCGACGCGAAGGATCCCGTCCCGCGGCCATTCCTTCTGCACATGGTCCAGGCAGGTGATGGGGGTACGCGAGAAGGCGATGTGTATGTACACCAGGATGAACAGCACAACCAGggcctgcagaaaaaaaatgattgacaaaaaatgacaaaatcttACAACTAggtagtcaaaactgcccaaaaagACCACTCATAGGGCTGGACAATCACTGATGattcttgatcttgatcgggtactgggcaacacccctccaAATAGCATTGCAGAACTAGAGAGAAAGGcagttttgttgaaaataaaaggtATTCTATCAAACAAGAAAACTGCAGAGGAAGCACAAACATGCATCACATTGTAACATGTACCTTTAGCAGCACGAGGAACTCGAAGACCCTCCTGACGGGTTTGGGGAAGGCCCGTGCGTAGGTGATGGCGACCTTGAAGAACAGGGCGTGGAACAGGCGGTCGCGCACGTTCCCCAGGTGGTTctggttgttgttgatgttcCGTTCCTGGTTCATCCTGGCACTGCCTGGAGAAAACACACAACCAGGCTATTAGCTAATAAGGTGTCAGGGCATCTATTGGATGACCTACACTACCAGGCTTAGAAAACAAATAGCACGTTCCCCAGGTGGTTctggttgttgttgatgtttcgTTCCTGGTTCATCCTGACACTGCCTGGAGAAAACACACgaccaggctattagctagtaAGGTGTCAGGGCGTCTTTCGGATTCCCTACACTACCAGGCTATGTGGATTGCCTATTgtccctatctccatagccgactctcttagcatactactcACTCTACTTGGCACGGGCcaattttttccttttttccagcAATCCACGTAGCCTGGTTGAAACTAGCCCTCTTGTaatcacatacacatgtacatgagttCCCCACAAAACACAAACTgcgactgttgttttttcctcatagtCATACGTACCAGACACTGAGATAGCATTTCTATTAATTGACATGTAAAGCTACGGGGTAAATATAAGACATTCACCATCATCGTTCAGTGAAAAATGAAATGAGAACGACATAAGGCAAAATTACATtcacatttcattatcaatATTATGAATCCACAAAAAATCCATCTTATAAATTTTACATGCACAGCACATCCCAAATGGGAGCCACTGTAATATAATTTTTATCCAGCGCCATTTCGAGAAACAAGGAGATGACTCGTTTTGCGTcctttgaaaatgaagaaatcgGGATACATAAATCGGATGTTGTTGCGTTTCATAGCTTCATAATTTCACATGCCGCATGCGCATGTGTGAAACTTAGAAAATTTAGTGTCAAATCTAATTAACCACGCAAAACAGCAGGCATATGGCGGTCAAAAGGACCGTCTTCTTTTAAGAATATCAGCGTTCATGGCACACAAACGCaagtctacgaaaaccacgccttccgcactggtattccagtgctgaatcaacggacgaatcggcctcagcactggttttccagtgctgacgaaagttcagcactggttttccagtgctgaagaaagttcagcactcgttttccagtgctgaagaaagttcagcactcgttttccagtgctgaatcgctgtattccagtgctgagtatctttcagcactcgttttccagtgctgaaacttttctcagcactcgttttccagtgctgaatggagttcggcactcggttaccagtgctgaatggagttcggcactcggttaccagtgctgaatacGCGACAGAGCGGCGGTACCAGGTCacgggtcatgtcaaaggtgattcagcactggttacccagtgctgaaaccgccgtcagcactggaaccgagtgctgatgtacaaaaaccacgccttcagcactggatttaccagtgctcggggacaattcagcactggaaaacgagtgctgaaaaatccccagcactggaaaacgagtgctgaaaaaaactcagcactggaaaacgagtgctaaaaaaaactcagcactagaaaacgagtgctgaagtgttttcagcactggaacggTTTTTTTTACCAGTGCTGAGAGAAGAATAGTCGTAAGAAGTGCCGCATGGTCGCTTGAACTTACGtactttgtgattcatttagaataaacaatgaccaactttattccgacacaattttgtcattttgttcattgtgtaattgtataatagatataggtatgagggatgtgttacaaataaagaactttatttctttctttctggtctgACATGCGTTCACCAgtttatttatgattttgtacacgaTGCGTTGTGTAGACATAGTTGTATTCACCGGTTTATTCGTAATTTTGAACACGATGTCTGTACATAGGTCCGTTTACCAGTTTATTAGTACCGTAGTATTATGCGAATATAAGTCTGACTACGTTTAGTTAGTTACTTCAGGGAGGTTTCTTTTGTAACCTTGGTTAATACGCAGTCTAATGCGTTTTCAGATATGCGTACAATAGCCTTAGTTGGTATTTTGCTAACAACTTGTACTACTGTAAAGCTCATGATATTCATATGTAAGTAGTTTcaatcaagtattttttttcGTAAAATGACTAGTAACAATGCGTGTAATTCTGTTTAAGGCTTGTTTCCATGCGTTCTGTTTAAGGCTTGTTTCCATGCGTTCTGCATCTGTTTAaggcttgttttgttgccatatttAACGTGCACGGTAATCATGCcaaataaagtgttttgaaaatagtattGGTTCGTTTGCTAATCAGTATcttgaaattcaacattttgaaattcaataggggagtaaaatttgtaatttcaggTAGGCAAATGAGTTCCCGGGTGTCTGGTAACTTGTCCGCAAACAATGGTATCTTCCAATGACGTTGCAGTTACCCTTTAACCTCTGGCCCACCCGGAAAATATTACTCAAAAGTCGGTCGCGTCGATGATTTATGGTCAGAGCAGCGTCAGAGCACTTTACCCCGGTAATatagaaattgaaatctgtcatagatatacgctatggataaatttcagtgaatagtccGGAAAAATACTACGTTTTAAAATCGCAAGTAAGTCACCGCCGTAGCGTATCTCAGCACTAGTTTTCCAGTGCGAAATATAtttgtcagcactcggtttccagtgccgaagcttgtctcagcactcggtttccagtgctgacgtcgagttctccagtgctgaactccactcagcactggttttccagtgcggaactaaactcagcactggttttccagtgctgaacttaactcagcactggttttccagtgctgaactaaactcagcactggttttccagtgctgaagccactttcagcactggaaccgagtgctgaaaaaggagagcgtggttttcgtagttttgccaCACAAACCTTTCTTCCCGCTTGTATGCTGACTTCTTCCGTCGTTGTTGTTGCAGTTGCCTCGCggatttcttaattttttttaggcAAAACAAGGATGGCCCTCGTAGATCGATTGCCAAAATCCCGCGTCGATTCCGGACTTTGGACGCATCAAAACCCCCTCAGAGCGGGTCTATATCGTCTGTTATGTTCCCGAGTCCATGTTTGGGGGGAACTGGAGCGACCACGAGGTTTGAAAGGTCCAAAATGAGACAAAAATTGAGAGAAACGTCCTAGTCCACTTTTCTCTCGCTACGTTCCACCATCGGCAGCCATATTGGTGACGTATTTGGGGGACGGACGAAAGTATTACGCAATATAGGTTAGAAgattttttggacttgaacatTCGTTATATTGGAACGTCTCTTTTTGGgaatatataaaaatatattgTATAAACTATATCGTTAAAATAacttgaaatatcattttatgtCGTTTAGTTGCTTTAAGTTGATAGAAAATATCTCATTCTTTAGTCAAAGTGAACCCCCTTTGATAATAGACTATTCTATCTCGTTCCCAGAACTAATAATCCAAATAAATGACGCATGAAAAAATAACTTGCCATAGTAAACCCCTAGTTGATAATCATTTTATATGAAAAAATGATACGATACTTATGACGCATCTATCTGGAGGTAATTAGTAAATATGCTTGTAAACAGGAAACAGTCTCGTCCTCAGAGCAGCGTGTGATGACCCGGAAGCAAAACCTGCAGAAAAACTTGGCGCGAGCGGACAGAACGAACGGATGAAACGTCTTTGTCTTTCTTTGCCGTATTTGACCACAAATTCTACAAACCAGTGACTTCTAAGTTAAGGAAAGTGAAAGTATGAGTTCTACAGCGAGCacagcagaagaagaagaggttATCCCAGACAGCACGGTCAGTGAAAGTGCacaaagtgaaagtgaagaGATCCTCTCCAcccaggaggaggagaaggaggaggatgCAGAGAAGAAAGACCCCCCGCGAGATGAGGTACATCTCATTTAGTGTGTATGCGTTTactactaataataataatatcaggtgtatttgcagccagtgccacaggcaggtacccaatgtgtagggtaatgaggctgtttaacgtgttcgaggcacctcctcgagcacgggacccccgttttacgtccctcccggaagacgatttcgtggaaagcttcgtgaggctacagcaatccggacgtccttggttggtcccccatccaagcactgtccggaccgcgcattgcttaacttccgagatcgagggatcgggtgtatccaacacgccacgcggccgtagcatctccgagcagatgtttgCGGAAGCCAAATCATATAAAATCGGCGCCAGAATTTATGCTTTTAGCGTAAAGTGAACTttactctcactctcactcactcactcactcactcactcactcactcactcactcactcactcactcacacttacTCAAtcgatcactcactcactcactctctgtcactcactcgctcactcagtcactcactcaccatcactcactcactctgtcACTCACCCACTCTCAATTatttattcactcactcactcactcactcactcactcactcattcacttgTTCACTCCCTCCCTCCTGTTCCCTACAGGCCCCCCATGGTGAGAGTGAAGAGATGAACTCCCTAGCCAGCACAGTGTCAAGTTCGCAGGACTCTCAGGACAGCTCTGACGGAACCATCCATGCACTGCTGCCCAAGGTCAACTGTCCAGAGAAGATCGTAAGCACTGTTCTCTTGCTGATTTCGTATAACAGCCGAGTAAAGAACAGTGATGTAGGACATTGATGAGTGACGTAAGGCtttgaggtacatgtaaattagTAAAGAAAATCATTGAGTGGTACATACCGTAcatcactagtcttcctggacttcttattACTTACGACTAATCTcttatccattcattcattcactcactctgccccattcatccattctttcattcttttcatATAGATCTACTCATAATGGTATTACAGGACCCACCCAGGTGTaggaatgggtacctgactttggttggggaggtaaaaatgcggtggaaggagaggaatgggctcTGCTTTTCAATACCGTGCACTAGACCCATGGCcaagtggataacaacccactgtccctacagccTAAAAAAAGCCTATGGGACcatttttttactttaaatGTTTGTGTTGTAATATGCAAATCCATACAAGCATGCAGCAGTTGTCGGATTAACTTGGGAAATGAATTTTCTTCCTCAATAGGTGGTCTGCCTGGACATGAGTAAAGAGATGTCGTCGCGACACGTCAGCTCCAGAGACGGGTCTCGGTTCTCCCCACTCTCGCTCGCCAAACGGGTCATCGAGATTTTTGTCAAGACGAAGAGCAGGATGGACAGAAGACACCAGTTTGCCCTGCTGATCTTACATGATGCTCCAACACTGGTGAGTATGGACTCTTTGTATGTATctgcacacatgtacaccatCTTAAAAGCTGGTGGCAGGACAAAGAACTTGTCATGTCTAACACATGTAACATAGCAGTAACTATTAGCTGCAGTTGCTTGCTGTcattgcatgctactggaaaaggCTGGCAGTCCTAGGCCTTATGATAGTATGTTGTTCTTATTAATTGTGAGACCAAGCTGTTACTAGCCCCTCCCCCCATGTGCAATATAGCTTTGATGGTGATAGAAGAACTTAATTGACAGTACGTTGATGATGAATtctgttgattttgtattctgAAGGTGACAGACTTCACCCATGACCCTGACGTGTTCTGTGAGGACCTGAGAGCTCAGGAAGAAACAATGGAATGTCAAACAACCTTCAGTATCCTTGAACTTAAATTTTTATGTTGAAGCCACATACACTGGcttctttcttgttttacagatacatgtgtaGGAGTAAGAGTATGGCagccagacatacatgtaatgtaatttaATGTAATgtttaatgtaatgtaatgttgttgtgttgtggtTAGCTACAACTCTTTAGCAAAGATCACCGGTGTTTACAGGGTATCAAATaccaacaaacaaagaaacaagcaaacagtgCTGAGATCAGAAGCTAGTATGCTAGCATATCATTATAATTAGTTTAGCAGTCTTGACTGCATTTGAGTCTGAACTACTAGAACTAAGATGAGATGAGTCTGTAAGAGGTGATCAGTAAATACAGTATAAAGATCACTTATCATAAGTCTAGATATCCTTGTttaatttcttttaatttttcacCTTGACCTTTTCTCATACGTTGCACAACTACTTCAAGAAATGTGAGTACTTTCATTTCTGGCTTCAGTAACCAAATGGTAGAAAGTCTTGTTACTAACAGCTCTATAAAGTGATATGTACACTAGGCACTGGCAATACAACTATactgaatttgaaataaacttgtCCACCAAGTATTATCTCAGCTTTTCCACCTACAAGTTATAAGTTTGTGTTAAATGTTGATGACCAGCCCTTGAAAACTCATTTGAATGATTGCGAAACGCTGATAAAAGAAGAATGATAAAATTTATGCCTAATATGATACTGCAAATATTCAGAAAGTGGCGTTCCAAATTACAATCTTTAGCACTACATTTTATTCAGCAGCCAATCCAGGTACAAATGGCATACGTtaatgaagattagacatccacgTAGCAAGATACACAAGATATCAGTTACTCAaccaactggatagatttgaaaacagacgtttcagataatATTCCTGACTGATGAAATACAAGGTATGCTGTCTGAACTGTTATGTTGTGCAAATAGCatagttttgtgtttttctgtcaTGTAGAGTCCAGCTGGCTCCCCTGCCTGAGATAGAAGAGGTTGAGATTATCCCCCCTCCCTACGTGGTGCGAGTTCTGCTGATGTATGGAAGATCCCACTGTGTGCCTGCTGCACCGGAGGACAGCCAACAGGTGATTCAGGGGGAAGGTTGGATTAGTCCTCTTTCATAATCTGGGTAGACAATTATAGCAATgatggccttgtggttagggtgttgacttagacccccccccctcaggaGTATGACAAAGAACATAAACTTGTGACAAACTTGTGACAGAAGTAACAGGACATTGTGACACCAGTAAAATAGATAACGGAAAGTATACATCAAggaaacatgttttacataaaaacatattttagagTTTGAATAATTCTACAGTTCTTCCAAGGCTTTTACTCTCCCTTATGATTAGGAACATGGGCCAACTTTGGACATGGAATCAACACATGACATACGATGCATTTAAGAGTCTGTTATTTGTAAACAATGTCTTCAgcatgcttgtacatgtatgtttttctcccCTGTTTGTCCCAGATGCTGGGTGAGCTGCTCCAGTCCCCCCACCTGTTCCTGGATGCGCTGTACGTCCATGAGCCCCCAGCAGAGGACAACCACAGCATAGTCAGTTTGTAACACTCTTCTTTTGTGTGGTTGGAAAATGGGTTGTACAGTCACATGGTTAGGCAGCAACGATAAGACGTTAAAACGCTTAGAAAGCTGCACAACTCTTATTGTTTTTTTACACTGTACGTCCATGAGCCCCCAGCAGAGGACAACCACAGCATAGTCAGTTTGTAACAACTCCTCTTTTGTGTGGTTGTAAACATTGGTTGTATGTAGTCACATGGTTAGGCAGGAGAGGTGAGACGTTAAAACATTTAGAAAGCTGCTCAACTCTTATGTTTTTTTACGCTGTACGTCCACAAGCCCCCAGCAGAGGACAACCACAGCATAGTCAGTTTGTAACACTCTTCTTTTATATGGTTGTAAAATGGGTTGTACAGTCACATTAGGCAGCAAGGATAAGACGTTAATACGCTTAGAAAGCTGCTCAACTCTTATGTTTTTTTACGCTGTACGTCCACGAGCCCCCAGCAGAGGACAACCACAGCATAGTCAGTTTGTAACACTCTTCTTTTATATGGTTGTAAAATGGGTTGTACAGTCACATTAGGCAGCAAGGATAAGACGTTAATACGCTTAGAAAGCTGCTCAACTCTTATGTTTTTTTACTCTGT
Proteins encoded in this window:
- the LOC136445419 gene encoding BRISC and BRCA1-A complex member 1-like; the protein is MSSTASTAEEEEVIPDSTVSESAQSESEEILSTQEEEKEEDAEKKDPPRDEAPHGESEEMNSLASTVSSSQDSQDSSDGTIHALLPKVNCPEKIVVCLDMSKEMSSRHVSSRDGSRFSPLSLAKRVIEIFVKTKSRMDRRHQFALLILHDAPTLVTDFTHDPDVFCEDLRAQEETMECQTTFNVAQLLQEIVQLAPLPEIEEVEIIPPPYVVRVLLMYGRSHCVPAAPEDSQQMLGELLQSPHLFLDALYVHEPPAEDNHSIEIFNAICDLDRKCLSYVYEVATNVTMFHNHMAKLLAHPLQRPTQSDTYYKLQSSEDVS